Within Ipomoea triloba cultivar NCNSP0323 chromosome 9, ASM357664v1, the genomic segment ATTGAAATGTGACGCTAACTACTGTGCACgtgtaaagaaataaagttgcatatTCACTACTACTTATAATATTTGATTAGTGATAAATGTTTGATCTTGACAAATTCTATTGCAATTTGAGTTAATTAATTACTcgtattattataaaattaaaattagtagAATCTTTggattaatttacaaattaaaaatgaaccttaAGTTGGTGGTTGAAGGTGAGACATGATCCATAATATAATAGTTGCGAGCAAAAATCAAGCAAGACTCTGTATCACTAAAACGTATTTCACAATTTATATCCTCTTAATATCTCCAAGGTATGAGGTAGGGGCTCTCAAATTTAGGGTTTAAACCTAACATTGGGGACTCCCCAACACAACAATAAAATCGAAAACTAATATTGGTAGTCTAAATGAAGTGGTTAAATAGTCTAGATTTacatattaacaattttataaatatttttagaacTAAAAATGCATATTTTATTACATGCATTACTCATTCGTATGAAATGTCCTCTTGCATCTCATTTCACCTCTATATATGAGCGTGTTTAACGCTGTATTAGTcccaaacaaaatataattaattattatctcATAGATCAGGTTCATTTTGTATTATAGATCTTGATCCAAATCGATATTCAAATGATGTCtcaataattaacatattatatacattcatttaataaattatgtttctaccgttaacatattatatgtctatagttaacatattaactacaattaaaatattatataattaacatattatgtatatatagttaatgtattgtgtctgtaattaataaaatatgagtTTGCAATAACATGGTATGTATTTtaacttatttatatatacataatctgttaatgacaataacataatatattaattgcagacacataatttgaGATCCATAATGGAAGggggcaatcattattgtgtagaccatactatcaaataatctacattcagtataaaaatattatacattgtatttaggggatgtaaattatttgtgtactaaatgtacattcagtacacaaataatatacaattagtatattaaaaatgtattttttattaaggTCTACAcagcactatgtggaccatggtccacacaataatatgCCCGAAGGTGGACCTTGGTCAATAATCAACATAATAAATCAAATGGCAGCCCAAGATTATTATTACGGCCCAACAAGAACATTACTGCCCAACCCACAAATCATTGTGAATAAATTAGGAAGAAAATGATTAGGTCTAACTAATGATGATTAAGGACTAATTGAAAACAAATCTAATCCAACTGCTATATCTAACCTTAAACAGCTCTTGAAAGTATCACAGGATActaataaattatcaaaattttgactAAAGAAACTTCTAATTTATCATCATTGGCACCAACTTAACGAACTTTTCATAACAAAATCCTTGCAGTTTGCCAACCATATTAAAGAAATAACACAaatcccaaaacatagagaaGCCCCAGTCTGCTAGCTGCATGGAACAATATAATTCACGACAATTGTGCTATAAATACCAGCCCATATTTGCCTAATTTGTCAACAAAAACACAAACgttattttataattgttaTATCTTAACTCAAAAATATTTGAGATATGACTATGAGATTCATAGTTGTCGCCATTGCTATGGTGGCTTTAACATCTTCATTTGCCCATGCATCCGATCCAAGCCCTTTGCAAGACTTCTGTGTTGCAGTTAATGATTCTGTGGCTGCCGGTAAGTTGCTAAACTATATATCATGATTGCTGAAAAATATTTGGAGATATTCCAACTATTGATTTAATTGCAATTGTTACAATTTGTTTGTAGTGTTCGTGAATGGGAAAATATGCAAGAATCCGATGCAAGTTGTAGCTAATGATTTCCTCTTTAGAGGTCTAAACATGCCCGGAAACACATCAAATCCACTTGGATCAATGGTCACACCCGTAAATGTCAACAACCTACCAGGACTTAACACACTCGGCATCTCACTAGCCCGTATTGACTTTGCACCAAACGGCCTCAACCCACCTCACACACATCCTCGAGCAACTGAGGTTTTGTTTCTTTTAGAAGGCACTCTCTATGTGGGATTCGTCCTGTCAAATCCTCCGCCGGGCATGAAGAACCCTCTCTTCACCAAAACATTGGTAGCAGGTGATGTATTTGTGTTCCCACAAGGCCTCATTCATTTCCAATTCAATGTTGGAAAGGGCAATGCAGTTGCATTTGCTGGACTAAGTAGCCAAAATCCTGGAGTTATCACTATTGCAAATGCTGTTTTCGGTTCAAATCCACCCATCAATCCTCAAGTTCTCACTAAAGCATTCCAAGTTGGGCAAAATGTGATTAACTATCTCCAAGCTCAATTTTGGTATAACAACAACTAGGGGATCGGAAGAAGCTAGCTAATTAATGATTATCCTTCATGggtatattttgtttaaaaaaatgccCTCTATGTGGCACCTATTATAGTTGTTTTGATTATTGAAGTTCAATTTTATGTAGTACTAGTATATGTTCGGTGTTGATTGTTGTTGAATAACATAATGAATTTGTTACTTTCGTTGTTATTATTCATCAAATCTTTGTCCTATGCCAACTTTTGGCAATGAAAAATATTTGCATGACAAaatgttataaattaaaatgttaaacaagtggccaaagacattgtggtcaagcagcataACTATGATTTTTTCAAATGGGAGGTTAAAGATTTGGACCGCAATGTGGacattaactctttgtgcttgaaTAGGTTAAAAAAGTATGTATAGAAAGATACATCATTGTAATAcagtcaataatactaaaaaaatattaaacaagtGCAAGACTCAAAATGCATGTTAGATGGCAAATTATATATGCCATGTGTTACTATTAGTGAAAATAATTACTGTCCCAGTtaaattacctttttttttttttgaaaagaaattattttcttttaataataacaaatttagcacaaaattaaatacatgaaaatgaaaatcttctgatattcaatacaggcAAGCCtttctattttgaaaatttgttgATATGTCTTATTTCCTCAAGTCCTGCAAAAAGCTTTACCTTCAATCATGTTTTTTATTCTTCAATCAGAGTTGGAGCACGATTCATTAAGGAACAAAGATTTGGAGAACAATTTGGTGAAGAGGGAGAAACACCAGTATAGTTTTATAGTAGAATGAAGTTTGTACGCGGCTAAAGATTCTACTGCATTCAATTTTTTGCACAGATTTCAAGAATGATGCATATCATGCCAAATTAGGAAAGGCTGTTAAAGTCAATAAAATTCGTTTCCTAGACTAAGTGTCTAGACATATTTTCAGCACATCGAATCAACTACAACTTCAACGGTCAAGGTTAGTTGTAGATCAAAATTGTTTCTCTCcaatggaaattttttttatcatctaTAAAAAAGGTATGAAGacgtaaagaaaaaaaaagatatagaaGTTATAATGACATTGCGGTAAAATTGAGAGACAGAAGAAAAATATACTTCAATTCATATTACACTAATCTTCATAGATCCATCAAGAAAAATATTCTAGCAACATACATATACTTGAAATCTTCATAGATCCATCAAGAAGAAAAATACACTAATCTTTCTTAACTCACTGCTGGAAAATGTTCATTTTCCGACCTCCTTTCCGACCACCCAAAAATTTAGTCGCAAAAagcgatttttttttatttttccgtCAAAAAATTGTGTTGGTCGGAAAGTGGTCGAAAATTCCGACCAAAATAGTCGTCGGAAATATTTCAGctgtttaaattttataattagtatttttaCCCAACCACCTTTGGTGGTCGgaatttacttatatatatataatgctatagatacttaggaaaaaaaaaataaaaagataggTTCCCTAGTCATAGTCAGACTCCATCGCCGCTGCACGCTGCTCAGACTCCGTCGGCTTTCTCGTTGCCATATCCTCGCTGTTTGCTTGTTTTTCGTCGTCGTCGACGTCATAGCTGTTTCTCATCGCCCGTGCCTTATCTGCTATAGGTTAGTTCTATTCCTAATTCCATTTTTCTCTAAATCTGAAACCCTAATCCCAAATCCCTATTTCCATTTATCAAGAGAATATCAGCGTAAAAGGGGATTGAAGCTGCAGAAAATGGATTATCAACGGCGCAGAAGGGAATTGCAGCTGTTGATGAAGAGAGTGAAACGGCGGTAAGCTTCAGAGCATTAGCAGAAGCTAGCGCTGGTGAGCTTCGGCGGTGAtcctcttattcttggattTCTCCTAAGCTGCAATCAATTTCTTAAAACCACAGGTACATTCTCTTGAAACTCAAATGCACTTTGAATAGTTCATCTCTCTGCAGGTTAGATTAATATCTTTAgtgttatattttatactttggattgagaaattaatatctttagtgttatattttatactttggATTGAGAAATTGAGACTTGTCctgttatattttatactttggATTGAGAAATTGAGACTTGTCCTTTTACTCTATCCTAAGGATTCTGCATTGTTTTTTAGACAGTTTTCCTTTGGAGATTTTCTATGTTTCTTTGATCAATAAAAGGGAAATGGCTCAATTGGTGTCATTAACATGTTATTTTCTTAGATATCAGCCTAGCTTGTGCACCAAATATTCCCCATTATGCAATAAGGAAATAAAGCAGTTGGTATAATGAAGGCTGGCTAGACCTTTGGATGTCTCCTTGGCCTCGCTACGGGTATTTGTGTTGCCGCATTTAACCGCAAGGTTAGttcagaattttaattttaattttaatttttgaactGTTTTTTCTGCTGAATTTAGATTATTGTTTGATTTAGCTGTGCTCAATTGTGAAAACATCATCTTTTCTACTAGAGTTCTAGAAATTTAGTTGATTTAGAGCTGCTATTTTTCTTGAAAGTGTGTGtctgtgctttttttttttttttaaataatccaATTGGCTGATGTGTTTCTGGTTATAAttgtattgttaaaaaaaaaaaaaaaaagagaagttgTTCTATTGATATGCAAGAATTGCATTTTAAAGGTGGAAGTATTGAAACTTGACTTAAAATTTTACCTGATACACCTATATGGTGCAATGTAAAGTGGGGGAGAATTTGCAAACACTGAGATGCTGCTCCCCACTTGAACATGTACTTTAAGTTTTGGATTGCTTGTCAAATTGAAATCCAAGTATGCCTCAACATATGCAAGTAAGTTGGGAGATCTGAGAATTGTGTCAGAGATAATATCTGCTTTCTGaaataaaatgaacaaaatCACAGTTTTACATACTATGGTTGTTTATTTAGTGTCTGCAAATTAATATGTAACATGTTTTATAGTTATTTAACAGTGCATCCAAAATCATTTGTTCATTTGGTTATGTGCTAGTGCTAATCATCCCCAATCAATTACTTGCTTCTTCATCCTTAaacttttttccttttacttTTTGCTATGATTTGTGGTCAGTTGAGTCCTAATTTAAAGGTACTCATGTATTTGATTGTAGATGATGGACAAACCCAAAGACAACACCTTCTTCAACTACGCTGGCTGCTGGTTGTACTGCAATACATAAACCATCTGAACTAGCTTCAATGTGAGTCTATATCCtcttaattttattgttatCTAGTGTTGTCATACTATTTTGGTTTTTAACTtataataacatatttgtcaattTCAATACATGTTTGGAGTTGGGTGAAGTGTGTAAAGAGGTTGGCCTTCCTCCTGGTGCCCTTAACATTCTAACAGGGTTGGGACAAGAAGCAGGTGCTCCTTTGGTGTCTCATCCTCATGTTGACAAGGTTTGCTGCTTTTGGATTTTCTCATTTCATTAGTGTATATTTATCATTGTTTCCATTGACTTGACATTTTATTATACCATGATTGTGGGGCTTAatccttttaatctttttgcaATAATGCATAGATTGCATTTACAGGCAGTAATGCCACAGGGCTTAAAATCATGACTGCTGCAGCCCAGCTTGTCAAGGTATGTTAACCTCTTTTGGTGTTCTTTGATagtaacttttatttttgagtttttaggTAAGAttgattctttctttctttttttatt encodes:
- the LOC116030643 gene encoding germin-like protein subfamily 1 member 18, with the protein product MTMRFIVVAIAMVALTSSFAHASDPSPLQDFCVAVNDSVAAVFVNGKICKNPMQVVANDFLFRGLNMPGNTSNPLGSMVTPVNVNNLPGLNTLGISLARIDFAPNGLNPPHTHPRATEVLFLLEGTLYVGFVLSNPPPGMKNPLFTKTLVAGDVFVFPQGLIHFQFNVGKGNAVAFAGLSSQNPGVITIANAVFGSNPPINPQVLTKAFQVGQNVINYLQAQFWYNNN